A segment of the Luteolibacter rhizosphaerae genome:
GCCGAGAGCGAAGGTGAGCAGGCGGATGATCTTGTGCAGTGAGATCCCTCGCTCCACCACCGGGCTGGGATCCTCCTTGCCCATGTTCCAGTACATCGCCTGGTCCATCAGCCAGAAGGCCAGCGTCTTGTCGCCCACCAGCGCCTGGTCGTGGCTCTCCGCATAGGCGATGTTCGCCTCGCCGTGACGCCGGTTCGTCAGCGTGCCCCAGATCTCGCCCACATCCCAGTCCTCGTCGCGGGTATGCTTCAGCAGCTTGATCCAGAAGTCGGGGATGCCCATCGCGAGACGGTGGCTGAAGCCCACGCCGCCATCCGCCACCGGCTTGCAGAGGCCCGGCAGCCCGGACATGTCTTCCGCCACTAGGATCGCGCCCGGCCGGATCTGCCGCGCCAGCGTCGTCGCAAGTTGCAGATACAGCACCGCATCCGCGTCTGCATCGTCGCCGAAGTACTTCCAGTAGTCATCGAAGGAAGCCGAGCCCCGGTGCCAGTAGAGCATCGAGGTCACCCCGTCGAAGCGGAAGCCGTCGAAGCGGAACTCCTCCAGCCAGTGCCGCACGTTGGAGAGCAGGAACTGCCGAACCTCCGGCCGACCATAGTCGAATACCTTCGAGTCCCACTGCGGATGATCACCGCGCTCGCCGGAGTGGAAGTAGAGATTGCCGGAGCCGTCCAAGTCGTTCAGCCCCTCTGCATAGTTCTTCACCGCATGCGAGTGCACGATATCCAGCAGCACTGCGATCCCCAGCCCGTGGGCGGTATCCACGAGATACTTCAGATCCTCCGGCGTGCCGAAGCGCGAGCTCGGCGCGAAGAAGGAGGACACGTGGTAGCCGAAGGAGCCGTAGTAGGGATGCTCCTGCACCGCCATCAGTTGCACCACGTTGTATCCGCCCGCCGCGATCCGGGGCAGGGTCGCATTGGCAAATTCGCGGTAGCTGTGCACCCGGCCCTCCTCGCCGGACATGCCCACGTGTGCCTCGTAGATGAAGGGCACCTTTACCGTCGCCGGGTCGAAGTCGTGCTTCCACACGTAAGGCTCTGCAGGCTCCCAGATCTGCCCGGAGTAGTCGTGCGATTGCGGGTCCTGCACCGCCCGCAGGATGCAGGCCGGGATCCGGTCGCGGCTTGAGCCATCCGCACCGGTGATGTGCAGCTTCACCCGCTGCCCGTGGGCCAGCGTGCCGGGGTCCAGGCGCAGTTGCCACACGCCGCCCCGCGCCGGAGCCAGCGGGTGGCTCTCGCGGTTCCATCCATTGAAATCCCCGATTAGCGAGACCGCCTTCGCTTTCGGCAGCCACTCCCGCACCATCCAGTGCCCGTCCGCCTGGCGGTGGATGCCGGTCAGCTTGTGGCCGTTGGCATGCGCGGGCAGACTGCCGCTGCGCCCGTCGATATCCGCCAGCGTCCTCCGGAGCCGCTCCAGCCGCCCCGCGATGACCTCCTTCTGGGGTTCCAGCCATGGATCATCGAGGACTAGCTTCGGCGTTTCGCTCACCCCGCGAGCATGGACGCAAATGGCATAAGTGCAAAGCCACGAGTGCGTCTATCAAGGAGAGGAAACGTCCCGTGTCCCTGGAATCGCTCCCTAATGCGAGCCGGTCGGGAGAAGCGGGGACAGACCCGCATGAAGCATTCCTGCAGGATGCGATGAATCCCGAGGTGCTACCCGGCACCGCGTGCCGGGTTTCTATGAAGCATCCCTCGGGACGAAGAAGGCGGCGGCCGCCCTAAGACCTCACGGTGCCTTCTCCCCATCCTTCAGCGGCACTTCCTTCGTGATCAGCTCCTTCATGTAGTCCGCGCCGAAGAGTTCCTGCGTGATGATCGGCTCTCTCCCCGGCACGTAGAGCACGTTCACCGGGATCGCCGTTCGTCCCAGCTCTCCCAGCTTCTTCTCGATCGCCGGGTCCGGATTGGTCTTGTCCGCTTTCAGGGTCACCACCCCGCGTGCCTTCATCAGATCGGCGACTTCCTTGGGATAGGCCCGCTTCTTGTTGAGCTGGCAGGTGGCGCACCACTGCGCCGTGAAGTCCACGAACACCGGCTTGCCTTCCTCCAGCAACTCGTTCACCCGCGCATCGCTCCACTTCTCCCAAGTCAGGGCGGACTTCTCCGGCGGCATGGTCAGTTTCAAACCAGCCGCCGCGAAGATCAGCGTGACCAGCACGGCCACACCCTTCGCCCGGCTGGTGCGGATCGGCGTGAACCAACGTCCGAATACCCAGGCCGCGATCGCGATAGCCGTCAGGCCGAAGACCACGTTCAGCGTGTTCTCCAGACCGATCTGCCCGGCATAAACCCATAGCAGGAAACCCGCCGTCGCGAAGAGCAGGAAGGACATCGCCTGCTTGAAGCTTTCCATCCACGCACCGGGGCGGGGGAGCAGGTCCACCAGTTTCGGGAAGATCGAAAGGATCAGATACGGCAGGGCAAGCCCCAGCGCCATCGCGGTAAAGGCCGCGAAAAATTGCACAGGCGGTAGCGTGATCGCAGTGCCGATTGCCGCACCCAGGAAAGGCGCGGAGCAGGGCGTCGCCACCACCGTGGCCAGGATGCCCGAGAAGAAGGAGCCGCTCACGCCCTGCTTCGATTGCAGCTTGCCGCCCACACCCGTGGCCGAGGCCCCGATCTCAAAGAGGCCATACATGCTCAGGCCCAGCACGAACATCAGCAGCATCAGCACCAGCACCGTCCAAGGGTTCTGGAGCTGGTAGCCCCAGCCGACCTCCTGCCCCGGGCCTGCTGCCGAGCGCAACGCGAAGAGCACGCCGCTCAACACCCAGAAAGACACCAGCACACCCACCGTGAAGGCGATGCCGTGGAGTACGATCTTTTTCTTGTCCTCGCCCGATTGTTGGACGAAGCCCATGATCTTCAAGCCGATCACCGGGAACACGCAGGGCATCAAGTTCAAGATCAGCCCGCCTGCGAACATCCCGCCCAGAATCGGCAGCAGTGCCGCAATCGAAAGCGGCTTCGCCGGTGCGCGCTCGATCACCGTCGCTGGCACCAGCACCGCATGGCAACCGCTCTTCGCGTCGAAGGGGCTGCTGGCGATCAGGATGCCCGCCACGTCCTTACCCTGTTCGATCGGGGTATCGATGATGTCCTTGGTCTTCCGCTTCAGCGTGAAGACCCAAGAATCACCCTCTTTTTTCACCGTGCTGCCCTCGCTTACCGAGGCCAAGAAAGGGGCCGCCGGAATGAAATCGACACCGTCCGGCAGCGTGCAGCCCGAGGCGGGAGTCACCGTCAGGAGCACATTGGCGCCATCGTTCGTGGCCTTGAATTCCCAGCCGTCCGCCTTGATCGGCGCGGTCGTGCGGGCCGCTTCAAAGAGCGCTGTCTGGCTGGCATCCACCTCTGCGCTGTCCTTCACCGGCAGCGAAAGGGTGAAGCTTCCCGCCTCATCCAGGCACTGGCCGGTCTTGCAAATCTGCCAGGTCGCACTCGCCTTGATCTCGGCCACCGAATCCTTCGCCAGCGTCGCCGGTGGGGTGATCTCCACCATGAAGACCGGACTGCCCGAGAAGTAGAAGCTCTGGTTCTCCAGCAGGCCCACCTCGACCTTCGGCGCCGGCCACTGGATCGGCCCGGCGCTGAATCCCTCGGGCAGCACCCACTCGATCTTCAGCCCCTGCTCGATCCCGCCGGAGTTCTGGTAGTAGCTGTGCCAACCCTCCGGGTGGCCCAGCCGCAGCGCCACCGTGAATGGCTTGCCCGCTGCGATCGAATAAACTTCCGAGACCAAAGTGGCCGTGCTCTTCGCCTTGCCGCCCGCGGACTCCGCTCCCGGCAGGCCGAAGCTCATTTTCTCCTCCTGCGCCGCGACGGGAAAGATCAGCAAAAGAGCGAGGAAAAGACGCAGGAATGGAAGATGAATGGCCATGAGCATGCCGACCGGCGGTGTCAGGCTAGAGAAGATGCCCCGTCGCTTCATCCAAAAATTTCGAGCCCTCTACCAGCCTCCTCCTCCACGGCACCCGTTCTTCTCCTATTCATCCGATCCATCTTGGCCCAAAAAAATACCGGACGAGCCTTGGAGACCCGACCGGTATTGAAAGGCGAAACAGGGGAAAGATCTAGTAGCCCTCGTAGTAACGGCGGCGGTTCTCCTGATCCTGCGCGTTGCCGATCGCGGCACCGCCGGCTGCACCCACGCCAGCGCCGATCAAGGCACCTTCTCCGGCTCGACCGGACTGGTTGCCGATGACGGCACCTGCGGCGGCTCCGCCTAGGGCTCCGATGACAGCACCACGCTGGGTGTTCGGGCCGGCCGGTGCTGCGCAGTTGCTGAGGACCCCGGCCGTGGCCAAGGCGATGAGTGCAAGGGATTTGTTCATGGTGTTCGGATCAAGTTGCGGGGGAAAGTCCGCTAGATCCCTGCTTTCGCAAGGCGGAATGCAATTCCCGTCTGAATCGACGTGATACCGTCCTCATTTATTCAGGCCTTCATGCCCTCAAGCGCCCGGGCGCAGTCGGTCACCAACCGCGGACCTTGGAAGATGAAGGCCGAGTAGATCTGCACTAGGCTCGCGCCCGCCTTGATCTTATCCACCGCGTCTTGGGCGCAGGAGATCCCGCCGACCCCGATGATCGGGATACGTCCGCCGAACTCTCCCGCAAAGGCCCGGATGATTTCCGTGCTGCGCTGCGTGAGGGGGCGACCGGAGAGCCCGCCCGCTTCATGAGCCCGCGGATGGCCTGCTACAGGTTCGCGCGCCAACGTGGTGTTGGTCGCGATGAGCCCGTCCAGGCCACCCTCCAAGAACACCCGTGCCAAGGAACTCACGTGGGGGGGATCCAGATCCGGCGCCACCTTGAAGAGCAGGGGCACATGCCTCCCGTGCTCCTTCTCCAACGCGGCCTGCTCTTTCTTGAGCCGCTCTAGCAGCCGGGCGGAGGCTTCCTCGCTCTGTAAATCGCGTAGCCCCGGCGTGTTCGGGGAAGAGAGGTTCACCGCGATGTAGTCCGCCACCGGATAGGCGGCCCGCAGGCAGGCCAGGTAATCGTCCGCAGCATTCTGGTTCGGCGTGTCCTTGTTCTTGCCGATGTTGAAGCCGATGACTCCGTCGAAGTGCTTGGATCGGCGCACGTTTTCCACCCCTGCCTCGATCCCGGGATTGTTGAAGCCCATCCGGTTGATGATCGCCTCGTGCTCGACCAAGCGGAACAGGCGCGGCTTCGGATTACCCGCCTGCGGCCGCGGCGTGATGGTCCCGATCTCCACGAAACCGAAGCCGAGCCGGCCCAGCGCGTCGATCGTGTTGCCTTCCTTGTCCAACCCCGCCGCAAGTCCGACCCGGTTCGGGAAGCGCAGGCCCATCGCCTCCACCGGAGCGAGAAACTCCTCTTCGGGGAACATGAGCTTCAGCGCTCCGACTTTTTCTGCCAGTCGCAAGCCCCGAAGGCTCAAATGGTGGGCACTCTCGGCGTCCAGTTGGAACAGCAGGCTACGGGCAATCGAATAGGCGTCGGGCACCCCCGGACCCTGCACGTCCCGTTTCCATTCTCCAATCCCGAACCGCGTCTCAAAACATCGTTTTCGACGATGTTTCAACGGTATTTAGTGTTTGAATCGATGTCTTCCGGAAACTCGTCAAGACAGACATTTCCAGACCTCACACCAGCTCTGCCGCGATCGGATCGACCAGCGGCGAACCGGCCAGCGTCAGCACCAGCCGCCCGTCCTTCTCCTCCGCCAGCCCATGCTCGATCAGGCGCCCTACGCCCGCCCCATCGACCAATGAAAGCGGAACGCCCTCGTCGGTTCGTAACATCAGCGCGATCCGCTCCAACCGCCGCTGCTCGGCGTCCAGCGATTCGGCCTCTTCCACCGCATTGCCCAAGCTAGCCACCATCCTTACATAGCCCGCCGTGTCAGCGATGTTCTTGCTTCTCAGGTTGCCCACGGTGGACACTGCGGAAGGCCCGAGCCCAAGATAGTCCTCACCCCGCCAATAGCCCCGGTTGTGGGAAGACCGATGTCCCGGCTTGGCATAATTGGAAGTCTCGTAGTGCTCGAAGCCAGCCGCCTTCAGCATCTCGTCCGCCAGCAGGAAGAAGCGCGCGTTCACATCCTCGCTCTCGCTCACCTCGCCGCGTCTCAGCGATTCGAAGAAGGCGGTGTCTTCCTCGTAGGTGAGGTTGTAGGCCGAGATGTGATCGGGTTGCAGCGCGATCGCAGTCTTCAGGGTGGATCGCCAGTCCTCCTCGGACTGACCGGGAATCGCGAACATCAAGTCGATGTTCACCTCCGGCATTCCGGCTTCCCGCAAGATACCCACGGCCGCAGCCGCCTCCTCGGCCGAGTGCTCGCGTCCCAGCTTCTCCAGCACATGGGGCGTGAAGGACTGGATGCCCAGCGAGACCCGAGTGACGCCCAGTTCCCTGAAAAGCCGAGCCTTCGCCACATCGAAGGTCGCCGGGTTCGCCTCAAAGGTCACTTCATCCAGGCCCTGCAGATCCAGCAACTCGCCCAAGCCGCCGAAGAGCTTCCGCAAGTGGGTGGGGGAGAGCATCGAGGGCGTGCCGCCGCCGAGGTAGAGCGTGCGCGGCTTTTCCTCCAAAGCTTCGATCCGGAGCTTCGCTTCCCGTAGCAAACCCTCCACAAACTCGCCTACCGGGGTGTTGCCCGGCGTGTGCTTGTAGAACGAGCAATAAGGGCAAACCCGGTGGCAGAACGGAATATGGAGGTAGAGCAGCAAACGCGCACTCTTTCAGCCTCGCGCGCCGCGGTCAATGCGGGCTCCTGCGGAGCTTCGGCTCAATCCACCAGCAGCACCTCTCCCTTAGCGGAGCGCAGGCGGAAGGTCTTCGCGGAGAGATCGTGTGCGGCCTTGATCGAGCGGACGGTGCGGCTCTTCACGCGCATGAGCACGGAGTGGGTGCGTGCAATCTTGCCTTCGACCCTCACTCCCCGGAGCAGGGTGCTGTCGGAGATCCCTGTCGCACTGAAGAGAATGCGATCCCCTTTGGCTAGGTCCTTCGAGAGATAGACCCGGTCGAGCAGCTTCTCGTAGCCCTCGGCGATCAAGAGGCGTCTTTCCAAACCGTCCTTCGGCCAGATCTTTGCTTGGAGTCCACCCCCAAGGCATCGCAGCCCGGCGGCCGAGAGCACGCCTTCCGGGGAGCCTCCGATGCCGACATAGAGATCCACATTGCTTTCGGGCAGGGCAGGAGCAATGGCTGCTGCAATATCGCCATCCGAGATCATGCGCAGCTTCGCGCCGATGCGCCGGACGGCGTCCATGTAGGGCTCGTTGCGGGGGCGATCGAGGATCATCACAACGATGTCGCGGATGTCCTTCTCCAGGATCTTCGCGGTGATCTTGATCACTTCCTCCGTGGGCGCCTCCACGCTGATCGGCAGCTTCGGATCGGCCATGAAGGCTTTCCGGACTTTCTCGGGGTAAGCAAGTTTTTCGAGGTAGAAGGCCGGGATGTCCTCGAGCGCGCTCGCCTCGCCATCCATGGGGATCGCGGCGGCGATGCATGAGACGGAGTTCGCCATGCCCTTGGAGACATTAGTCGTTCCATCGACGGGATCGAGGGCGATATGAAATTGTGGAGAGCCTTCCTCCCAGGTGCCGACCTTCTCGCCTTTGAAGATCCCGGGAGCCTCGTCCTTGATGCCCTCGCCGATCACGACCTCACCGCGCATGTCCATTAGGTCGAACATGCCGCGGATCGCATCGCAGGCAGCCGCATCCGCGGCCTCCTTGTCGCCGCGTCCCATCCAACGGTGGGCTACGATCGCAGCACCCTCCGTGGCACGGAGGAAGTCCATTTCGAAGATACGTTCCGGGTCGATCATGAGAGGGAGAGAGGAAGCATTCCGTTGGCAAGGCTTAGCCGAATCCCTCAGCCGCCGATGACCGATTTGAATCGGTCGTATGCCTGCTGCCACTGGTCGCCGTTGCGGGCCTGATACACTTGGAAATCGAATGAGCGCCGAATCAGCGCTCGCCCGGCGGCGAGGTCGGGCAAGTTGCCGGTGGCGATCATCTGGACCACGATGTTGCCACATGAGGTGGCCTCAATCGGTCCGGCGATGACTTCGATGCCAAGGGCATCGGCGGTCGCTTGGGCAAGGAAGGCATTCTGGATCCCGCCGCCCCCGGCGTGAAGCCGCGTGAAGCGCTTGCCGGAAAGCTTGCAGAAGTTCTCGAAGACCACGCGGTATTTCAGCGCGAGCGACTCGGAGGCGACCCGGAGAATCGTGCCTTTGTCGATCGGCACGGCCTGACCGCTCCGTTCGCACCAAGCGCGGATTTTTTCGGGCATGTCACCCGGTGCCGCGAAGATCGGATCGTCCGGATCGATGAAGGCGGAGAAGGCCGGCGCTGCTTCTGCCAGCTTGGCCATCTCTCCATACGAGATCGCCTCACCGTCCAAGGTCCATTGGCGCTTGCACTCCTGGATCAACCAGAGCCCTGCGATGTTCTTGAGAAAACGGACGGTGCCTTCGACGCCGAGTTCATTGCAGCAGCGGGCGGCGAATGCTTCCTGTGTGCGGATCGGCTCGCGGGTCTCCAGTCCCATGATCGACCACGTGCCGGAGGAGAGCCACAGCGCATCTTCTCCCTCCATCGGGATGCCCGCCACTGCGGCAGCGGTATCGTGTGTGGCGCCCGCGACGACCGGGATGCCTTCCATTCCGATTTCCCGTGCCACTTCCTTGCGGATGGGGCCGAGAATCGTCCCGGGAGGGACGATTTTGTCGAAGATCTTCGCGGGCAAGCCCAGTGCCTCAATGGTTTCGAGAGACCATTCACCGGTCGCGGGATCGACGAGTTGGGAAGTGGAGGCGTTGGTCCTTTCCACCGCCATCACTCCGCTCAGCCAGTAAGCGAGCAGGTCAGGGATGAAAAGCAATCGATCCGCCGCCGCGAGGGCAGGTGAGCCGAGCTTCTTCTCCGCCATCAGGTGCAGCGAGGTATTGTAGAAATTCGTCGTGATGCCGGTGCGGGCATAGATCTCCGACTCCGGCAGCAGGGCATGCATCAGCTCCGGCATGCCTTCGTGGCGCGGGTCGCGATATTGATGCGGCATGCCTAACAGACGCCCGTGCTCGTCCAGCAATCCGAAGTCCACCGCCCAAGTGTCGATGCCGATGGCGCGGATGTCCTTGCCATACTTCTCCACCCCGCGGCGCAGGCCTTCGAGGATGTCGCGGAACAGGCCGAGGATATTCCAGTAAGAGCCGCCCGGCAGGTCCGTGCCGGGATTGTCGAAGCGGTGAATTTCTTCGAGGCTCAGGGTGTTGAGGTCGGTGACACCGGCGATCACGCGACCGCTGCCGGCCCCGAGGTCGATAGCAAGGAAAACAGACATGGGTTCAGAGAGACACGAAACAATCCAGACAGGGAGAGGGCGGGGGAGGGCTTACCTCGCGAAGCGCAGATCGAAGGGAGCATCCTTCAGATGGCTCTTCGCGAAGGCGCGGGATTCCCGGTCGGTGACGAGAGCTTCCAATTCATTCGGCGCGGCGAAAAAGTAGTCGGTCTTCACGCCGAACTTGGTGTGATCGAGAAGCGCGCAGCTCCAGGTGGCGTGCTCGAGCATCATGCGCTTGAGCCGGGCCTGCTCCGGATTCGGCTCGCTGACACCGAGGGTCGGATGCAAGCCACCGCCGGAGAAGAAGAAGCGGTCGATGCGCAGGGAGCGCAGCGAATTCTCAGTGATCATTCCGGAGAAACGCCGTCCACGCTGCTCGAAGATTCCGCCGAGCTGCACCAGCTCGATGTCCTCGTCCCGCGAGGACAAGCGCTCTACCACGGCGAGGGAGTAAGTGACGACCCGGAGCGGGAGACCTTCAGGAAGGGCACCCGCGAATTCCAAGGCCGTCGTCGAGGCGTCAAGCAGAATGGTCTCGCCGGGGAGCAGCAGCCGCACCGCCTCGCGGGCGATCGCCAGCTTTTCTTCAAGCTGCCGTGATTCACGCTCCTGCTGAGAAAGTTCGCCCAGAGGGGCAGTGGCATCCATGGCGCCCCCGTGGGTTCGGCGGAGGTGCCCCCGTCTCCCCAAAAGGTCCAAGTCCCGGCGGATGGTTTCCTCGGTGACGGAGAATCCTTTTGCCAAGTCGGTGGTACGAACCGTTCCATGTCGACGCACCTTCTCTAGGATCTGACGTTGTCGTTCTGCGGCCAGCATGTGGGATTCTGTGGGAAATTGCTTGCTTTCGTGGGTTTTGTTCAGCATTCCCCCGTCTCGTCAATCGCAAACGTAATAGCACTCCATGTCCGCGCACTTCAAGCATGTGAATTTCTCCTGGGATGACGCCAAAGCCGCCTCTCTCGACCCCGTCGGCCGCCTCGTCTACCGCTCGAATATCCTCGGAGACGACCAGCGCGTGACGAACACCGGCGGCGGCAACACCTCTTCCAAGATCATCGAGAAGGACCCGCTCACCGGTGAGGACGTGGAAGTTCTTTGGGTGAAGGGATCCGGCGGTGACCTGCGCACCTCGAAGCGCGACAACTTCTCCTCGCTCTACCAGGACAAGCTCATCGCGATGCAGGGCCTCTATGGTGCCCGCGCCGACAAGGGCCTGAAGTCGCAGGCCGAGGACGAGATGGTGGCGATGTACTTCCACACCACCTTCAACCTGAACCCGCGCGCGTCCTCGATCGACACGCCGCTGCACAGCTTCCTGCCGGGCAAGCATGTCGACCACATGCACCCGAACGCGATCATCGCGATCGCGGCTTCCGCAAACTGCGAGAAGCTCACGCAGGACATCTTCGGCGGAGAGATGGCCTATGTGCCATGGATGCGCCCGGGCTTCGAACTGGGCCTCGCCATGCAGGAGATCGCGAAGGCAAACCCTTCCGTGAAGGCGATCATGATGGGCCAGCACGGCTTCATTTCGTGGGATGACGACGAGAAGGTCTGCTACCAGCGCACCCTCGAATTCATCGAGAAGGCCGCCGACTACATCGACTCCAAGTATCAGGCCAAAGGGGGGGATGCCGCAGCCTTCGGCGGGCAGAAGTATCAGACCCTCCCGGAAGAGCAGCGCCGCGCCACGCTGGCCGCGATCCTTCCCTGGCTGCGCGGTCAGGTCTCGCAGCAAAAGCGCTTCATCGGCACCATCCAGGACGACGAGAAGATTCTGCGTTTCGTGAACTCCGCCGAGGCTCCGCGCCTCGCCGAGCTGGGAACTTCCTGTCCGGACCACTTCCTGCGGACGAAGATCAAGCCGCTCTACGTCGCATGGAATCCGCAGTCCGAGGATCTCGCCGCACTGAAGGCCAAGCTGGCTGCCGGCCTCGAACAGTATCGCAAGGACTACGCCACCTACTACGCGGCTTGCAAGCACGCCAACAGCCCGGCGATGCGCGACCCGAACCCGACCGTGGTGCTGATCCCGGGGCTCGGCATGATCGCCTGGGGTAAGGATAAGTCCGAGTCCCGCGTGACCGCGGAATTCTACAACTGCGCGGTCGAGGTGATGCGCGGTGCCGAGGCGATCGACAAATACATCGCCCTGCCGCAGCAGGAGGCATTCGACATCGAATACTGGCTCTTGGAAGAAGCGAAGCTCCAGCGCATGCCGGCCGAGAAGGAACTGGCGCGCCAGGTGGTCGTCGTCATTGGTGCCGGCTCCGGGATCGGTAAGGAGACCGCTCACCGCTTGGTGAAGGAAGGTGCGCACATCGTTTGCGTGGACCTGAACAAGGAGGCTGCAGAAGCGACCGCGAAAGAGATCACGGACAAGTATGGCCTAGGCATCGGGGTGGCGGGGAGCGGTATCTCCGGTTGCGGCCCGGCCATCGGCCTCGCGGCGAACATCACCGATCGCGCCAGCATCAGGACGATGCTTGATCAGGTGGCCCTTGCTTACGGCGGCTTCGACCACATCTGCGTGACCGCGGGCATCTTCGTGCCGAGCGACACCACCGGCCACATCCCGGACGACAAGTGGGCGCTCACCTTCAACATCAACGTCACCGGTTCCTACTTCGTGGCGGATGAAGCGGCGAAGACCTGGAAGGAGCAGGGCCTGAGGGGCAACCTCGTCCTAACCACCAGCGCGAATGCCGCCGTGGCGAAGAAGGGC
Coding sequences within it:
- a CDS encoding DeoR/GlpR family DNA-binding transcription regulator, with product MDATAPLGELSQQERESRQLEEKLAIAREAVRLLLPGETILLDASTTALEFAGALPEGLPLRVVTYSLAVVERLSSRDEDIELVQLGGIFEQRGRRFSGMITENSLRSLRIDRFFFSGGGLHPTLGVSEPNPEQARLKRMMLEHATWSCALLDHTKFGVKTDYFFAAPNELEALVTDRESRAFAKSHLKDAPFDLRFAR
- a CDS encoding quinone-dependent dihydroorotate dehydrogenase — encoded protein: MPDAYSIARSLLFQLDAESAHHLSLRGLRLAEKVGALKLMFPEEEFLAPVEAMGLRFPNRVGLAAGLDKEGNTIDALGRLGFGFVEIGTITPRPQAGNPKPRLFRLVEHEAIINRMGFNNPGIEAGVENVRRSKHFDGVIGFNIGKNKDTPNQNAADDYLACLRAAYPVADYIAVNLSSPNTPGLRDLQSEEASARLLERLKKEQAALEKEHGRHVPLLFKVAPDLDPPHVSSLARVFLEGGLDGLIATNTTLAREPVAGHPRAHEAGGLSGRPLTQRSTEIIRAFAGEFGGRIPIIGVGGISCAQDAVDKIKAGASLVQIYSAFIFQGPRLVTDCARALEGMKA
- the hemW gene encoding radical SAM family heme chaperone HemW, with the protein product MLLYLHIPFCHRVCPYCSFYKHTPGNTPVGEFVEGLLREAKLRIEALEEKPRTLYLGGGTPSMLSPTHLRKLFGGLGELLDLQGLDEVTFEANPATFDVAKARLFRELGVTRVSLGIQSFTPHVLEKLGREHSAEEAAAAVGILREAGMPEVNIDLMFAIPGQSEEDWRSTLKTAIALQPDHISAYNLTYEEDTAFFESLRRGEVSESEDVNARFFLLADEMLKAAGFEHYETSNYAKPGHRSSHNRGYWRGEDYLGLGPSAVSTVGNLRSKNIADTAGYVRMVASLGNAVEEAESLDAEQRRLERIALMLRTDEGVPLSLVDGAGVGRLIEHGLAEEKDGRLVLTLAGSPLVDPIAAELV
- the glpX gene encoding class II fructose-bisphosphatase; translation: MIDPERIFEMDFLRATEGAAIVAHRWMGRGDKEAADAAACDAIRGMFDLMDMRGEVVIGEGIKDEAPGIFKGEKVGTWEEGSPQFHIALDPVDGTTNVSKGMANSVSCIAAAIPMDGEASALEDIPAFYLEKLAYPEKVRKAFMADPKLPISVEAPTEEVIKITAKILEKDIRDIVVMILDRPRNEPYMDAVRRIGAKLRMISDGDIAAAIAPALPESNVDLYVGIGGSPEGVLSAAGLRCLGGGLQAKIWPKDGLERRLLIAEGYEKLLDRVYLSKDLAKGDRILFSATGISDSTLLRGVRVEGKIARTHSVLMRVKSRTVRSIKAAHDLSAKTFRLRSAKGEVLLVD
- a CDS encoding protein-disulfide reductase DsbD family protein; translated protein: MAIHLPFLRLFLALLLIFPVAAQEEKMSFGLPGAESAGGKAKSTATLVSEVYSIAAGKPFTVALRLGHPEGWHSYYQNSGGIEQGLKIEWVLPEGFSAGPIQWPAPKVEVGLLENQSFYFSGSPVFMVEITPPATLAKDSVAEIKASATWQICKTGQCLDEAGSFTLSLPVKDSAEVDASQTALFEAARTTAPIKADGWEFKATNDGANVLLTVTPASGCTLPDGVDFIPAAPFLASVSEGSTVKKEGDSWVFTLKRKTKDIIDTPIEQGKDVAGILIASSPFDAKSGCHAVLVPATVIERAPAKPLSIAALLPILGGMFAGGLILNLMPCVFPVIGLKIMGFVQQSGEDKKKIVLHGIAFTVGVLVSFWVLSGVLFALRSAAGPGQEVGWGYQLQNPWTVLVLMLLMFVLGLSMYGLFEIGASATGVGGKLQSKQGVSGSFFSGILATVVATPCSAPFLGAAIGTAITLPPVQFFAAFTAMALGLALPYLILSIFPKLVDLLPRPGAWMESFKQAMSFLLFATAGFLLWVYAGQIGLENTLNVVFGLTAIAIAAWVFGRWFTPIRTSRAKGVAVLVTLIFAAAGLKLTMPPEKSALTWEKWSDARVNELLEEGKPVFVDFTAQWCATCQLNKKRAYPKEVADLMKARGVVTLKADKTNPDPAIEKKLGELGRTAIPVNVLYVPGREPIITQELFGADYMKELITKEVPLKDGEKAP
- a CDS encoding rhamnulokinase, which produces MSVFLAIDLGAGSGRVIAGVTDLNTLSLEEIHRFDNPGTDLPGGSYWNILGLFRDILEGLRRGVEKYGKDIRAIGIDTWAVDFGLLDEHGRLLGMPHQYRDPRHEGMPELMHALLPESEIYARTGITTNFYNTSLHLMAEKKLGSPALAAADRLLFIPDLLAYWLSGVMAVERTNASTSQLVDPATGEWSLETIEALGLPAKIFDKIVPPGTILGPIRKEVAREIGMEGIPVVAGATHDTAAAVAGIPMEGEDALWLSSGTWSIMGLETREPIRTQEAFAARCCNELGVEGTVRFLKNIAGLWLIQECKRQWTLDGEAISYGEMAKLAEAAPAFSAFIDPDDPIFAAPGDMPEKIRAWCERSGQAVPIDKGTILRVASESLALKYRVVFENFCKLSGKRFTRLHAGGGGIQNAFLAQATADALGIEVIAGPIEATSCGNIVVQMIATGNLPDLAAGRALIRRSFDFQVYQARNGDQWQQAYDRFKSVIGG
- a CDS encoding alpha amylase C-terminal domain-containing protein — translated: MSETPKLVLDDPWLEPQKEVIAGRLERLRRTLADIDGRSGSLPAHANGHKLTGIHRQADGHWMVREWLPKAKAVSLIGDFNGWNRESHPLAPARGGVWQLRLDPGTLAHGQRVKLHITGADGSSRDRIPACILRAVQDPQSHDYSGQIWEPAEPYVWKHDFDPATVKVPFIYEAHVGMSGEEGRVHSYREFANATLPRIAAGGYNVVQLMAVQEHPYYGSFGYHVSSFFAPSSRFGTPEDLKYLVDTAHGLGIAVLLDIVHSHAVKNYAEGLNDLDGSGNLYFHSGERGDHPQWDSKVFDYGRPEVRQFLLSNVRHWLEEFRFDGFRFDGVTSMLYWHRGSASFDDYWKYFGDDADADAVLYLQLATTLARQIRPGAILVAEDMSGLPGLCKPVADGGVGFSHRLAMGIPDFWIKLLKHTRDEDWDVGEIWGTLTNRRHGEANIAYAESHDQALVGDKTLAFWLMDQAMYWNMGKEDPSPVVERGISLHKIIRLLTFALGGEGWLNFMGNEFGHPEWLDFPREGNDWSYHYCRRQWSLADNPALKYAYLGAFDRAMLEAGKNHGLPGNEPAELLNLDITNKVLCARRGDLIFVFNLSVDRSIPDYELRVPGTGEYRLVLDTDASNFGGQDRVNAEMTYPVQKGGILSIYTPARTAMVFAPV
- a CDS encoding glycine zipper domain-containing protein, giving the protein MNKSLALIALATAGVLSNCAAPAGPNTQRGAVIGALGGAAAGAVIGNQSGRAGEGALIGAGVGAAGGAAIGNAQDQENRRRYYEGY